The Calditrichota bacterium genome has a window encoding:
- a CDS encoding PD40 domain-containing protein → MPTVLTKWLACALAGAALSFAQTWAQEAEYNHPELSWYTLETAHFAVHFHEGTERTAREVARIAEQIYGPVTELYGYRPDGKVHFIIKDYDDNSNGAAYYYDNKVEIWAPPMDFELRGTHDWLPNVVTHEFCHLISLGAARKITRRVPAFYLQAIGREDERRPDVVLGFPDRIVSYPLPMTIVPMWFAEGMAQHQLSSLRHDTWDAHRDMVLRTAVISGNLLSLDAMGVFGNNSLGNERVYNQGYSLVRYIVERFGEEVLSRLCAVLRQPFQFTMNGAVQRVLGMSEKQLYAEWVSWLKERYEEQLAPVRQNRAEGELLVKEGISNVSPAWAPDGQRFAYVGTGDRDYLSQTTLFVYDRTTAAQRGIARGVQGQLSWSPEGTRLVYARRRVCAHGSRLFDLHVYDLSRKRETRLTNALRARDPDWSPDGELLACVVSRDGTDNLCTLRADGTGLRYLTTNKDGETIYGPRWSPDGRSLVFAQGKAHGRSIVLMEVASGSMRVLIDEGEARDPHFSPDGQWVYFSWVRTGIFNIYRVDVAGTIIEQLTNVEGGAFMPDVNDAGELLYSSFRADGYKVALQELSSRPPVAAFPLPWLRSEGSNSSPPISAASPPDSSRAPSARPYRMAYSQLAFLPRIMLDYGRLKVGSYFYSSDMVDRYSLLGGFGVNLARDFDAFAIFEYRRFAPTLFLELYAFSLHMDERIEILEGEPLLPVKLRFDVLEAEIGCRYWLFDALLVRPVFSHAQYTSKIADFYFQNKRWWSPANTYFIGNRVGVDCEVDLVRRAVASEIAPAAGRKIRFMYRYEFNKFFEDFSTDNPYGTVQEMYTPYNYNSVQLDWQEYLRVPVSRHALGLRLRAGYIDRPVDSFFNFFAGGLDGMRGYSYYSIEGRKMLVATLNYRFPLWRTIKRKVLQVTMDKLYAGAFADWGNAFNGRLEPKEFKRDVGVELRLEAFSFYGYPTRLWLSAAYGLDGFTNASTGLRHGQQWRYHFGLAFAFWE, encoded by the coding sequence GTGCCGACAGTATTGACAAAGTGGCTTGCCTGCGCTTTGGCCGGCGCAGCGCTCTCTTTTGCCCAAACGTGGGCACAGGAAGCCGAGTACAATCACCCGGAGCTCTCCTGGTACACCTTGGAAACTGCGCACTTTGCCGTGCATTTTCACGAGGGGACAGAGCGCACCGCCCGGGAGGTGGCGCGCATCGCCGAGCAAATCTACGGCCCAGTCACTGAACTCTACGGATACCGACCTGACGGCAAGGTGCACTTTATCATCAAGGACTATGATGACAACTCCAACGGGGCTGCGTACTACTACGACAACAAGGTGGAAATCTGGGCGCCACCTATGGACTTTGAGTTGCGCGGCACCCACGACTGGCTGCCCAACGTGGTCACACACGAGTTCTGCCATCTGATCTCCCTCGGCGCAGCGCGCAAGATCACGCGACGCGTCCCTGCTTTCTACCTCCAGGCCATCGGCCGCGAAGATGAGCGGCGTCCTGATGTCGTGTTGGGTTTCCCGGACCGCATTGTCTCCTACCCGTTGCCGATGACCATAGTCCCCATGTGGTTCGCCGAGGGCATGGCGCAGCACCAGCTTTCCTCGCTGAGGCACGACACCTGGGACGCGCACCGAGACATGGTGCTCCGCACGGCAGTTATCAGCGGCAACCTTCTTTCCTTGGACGCCATGGGCGTCTTTGGCAACAACAGCTTAGGCAATGAGCGGGTGTACAATCAGGGTTACTCCTTAGTCCGGTACATCGTGGAGCGGTTTGGCGAGGAGGTATTGTCTCGCCTCTGCGCAGTGCTTCGTCAGCCATTCCAGTTCACCATGAACGGGGCGGTGCAGCGGGTGCTGGGAATGTCTGAAAAGCAGCTCTACGCCGAATGGGTCTCGTGGCTGAAGGAGCGCTACGAGGAACAGCTGGCGCCTGTGCGGCAGAATCGCGCGGAGGGCGAGCTGCTCGTGAAGGAAGGCATCAGCAATGTCTCCCCGGCGTGGGCCCCGGATGGCCAGCGTTTCGCCTATGTGGGGACGGGTGACCGCGATTATCTCAGCCAGACGACCCTTTTTGTGTACGACCGCACCACCGCTGCGCAGCGGGGGATAGCTCGTGGCGTGCAGGGCCAGCTTTCTTGGTCGCCGGAAGGCACGCGGTTGGTCTATGCGCGGCGGCGTGTGTGTGCGCATGGCTCGCGGCTCTTCGACCTCCATGTCTACGACCTGAGCCGCAAGCGCGAAACTCGTCTCACCAATGCCCTCCGCGCGCGGGACCCAGACTGGTCCCCGGACGGCGAGCTCCTGGCGTGTGTGGTAAGCAGAGACGGGACCGATAATCTCTGCACGCTGCGCGCGGACGGCACAGGGCTCCGCTACCTAACGACCAACAAGGACGGAGAGACAATCTACGGGCCTCGCTGGTCACCGGATGGCAGGAGTCTGGTCTTCGCCCAGGGAAAGGCTCATGGGCGGAGCATCGTGCTCATGGAGGTGGCCTCAGGGTCGATGCGCGTGCTGATCGACGAAGGGGAGGCGCGCGACCCTCACTTCTCCCCCGACGGCCAGTGGGTCTACTTTAGCTGGGTTCGCACCGGGATATTCAACATCTACCGGGTCGACGTGGCAGGCACGATAATCGAGCAGCTGACCAATGTTGAAGGTGGCGCCTTTATGCCGGACGTCAACGACGCGGGCGAGTTGCTCTATTCTTCTTTTCGTGCAGACGGCTACAAGGTTGCGCTGCAAGAGCTTTCATCGCGGCCGCCGGTGGCGGCTTTTCCCTTGCCGTGGTTACGCAGCGAGGGTTCTAACTCCTCGCCGCCAATCTCTGCTGCCAGTCCGCCAGACTCATCTCGTGCACCGTCAGCGCGGCCGTACCGCATGGCCTATTCGCAGCTTGCCTTCCTCCCCCGCATCATGCTTGATTACGGGCGCCTGAAGGTGGGGAGCTATTTCTACTCGTCGGACATGGTTGACCGGTACTCACTGCTCGGCGGGTTCGGAGTGAACCTGGCTCGCGATTTCGATGCGTTTGCCATTTTTGAGTACCGGCGTTTCGCGCCCACGCTGTTCCTGGAGCTCTACGCATTCTCGCTGCACATGGACGAACGCATCGAAATCCTGGAGGGCGAGCCGCTGTTGCCGGTGAAGCTGCGCTTCGACGTGTTGGAAGCGGAGATCGGGTGCCGCTACTGGCTGTTCGATGCGCTCTTGGTCAGGCCGGTCTTTTCGCACGCGCAGTACACGAGCAAGATCGCTGACTTTTACTTTCAAAACAAGCGGTGGTGGTCGCCCGCCAACACTTATTTCATCGGCAATCGGGTCGGCGTCGACTGCGAGGTCGACCTGGTCCGTCGCGCAGTGGCGAGCGAGATCGCCCCGGCGGCTGGGCGAAAGATCAGGTTCATGTACCGCTACGAGTTCAACAAGTTCTTTGAGGATTTTTCCACCGACAACCCGTACGGTACTGTGCAGGAGATGTACACGCCGTACAACTACAACTCCGTCCAGCTGGACTGGCAGGAGTACTTGCGCGTCCCCGTAAGTCGACACGCCTTAGGCCTGCGCCTGCGCGCCGGCTACATTGACCGCCCGGTGGACAGTTTCTTTAACTTTTTCGCCGGCGGCTTGGACGGGATGCGTGGCTACTCCTACTACAGCATCGAAGGCCGGAAGATGTTGGTGGCCACCTTGAACTACCGTTTCCCCTTGTGGAGGACCATCAAGCGCAAGGTCCTCCAGGTGACCATGGACAAACTGTACGCGGGGGCTTTTGCCGACTGGGGCAACGCCTTCAATGGGCGGCTCGAGCCGAAGGAATTCAAGCGCGACGTAGGCGTGGAGCTCCGTCTTGAGGCGTTCTCGTTCTACGGCTACCCGACGCGCCTTTGGCTGAGCGCTGCCTATGGCCTGGACGGTTTCACCAACGCGTCCACCGGCCTTCGTCATGGCCAGCAATGGCGCTATCACTTTGGTCTTGCCTTCGCATTCTGGGAATAG